In Salinigranum marinum, one DNA window encodes the following:
- a CDS encoding SRPBCC family protein: MTVRVQRTFEFDAPGERVWEFISDPGKRAEAISVVERFEVGESGDRATWHITLPIPVISQTAEVETRDVVVDPPQYVKFVGKSRVMRVTGEHTVERVDDSSCRLVNEFVVDGRLPGVERFFKKNLDRELRNLERALRRELELTA, from the coding sequence ATGACAGTCCGTGTCCAGCGGACCTTCGAGTTCGACGCTCCGGGCGAGCGGGTCTGGGAGTTCATCTCCGACCCCGGCAAGCGTGCCGAGGCGATCAGCGTCGTCGAACGGTTCGAGGTCGGCGAAAGCGGCGACCGGGCCACGTGGCACATCACGCTTCCCATCCCCGTCATCAGCCAGACGGCCGAGGTGGAGACGCGCGACGTCGTCGTCGACCCGCCACAGTACGTCAAGTTCGTCGGCAAGTCGCGGGTGATGCGCGTCACCGGCGAACACACCGTCGAGCGGGTCGACGACTCGTCGTGTCGATTGGTCAATGAGTTCGTCGTCGACGGCCGGCTGCCGGGCGTCGAGCGCTTCTTCAAGAAGAACCTCGATCGCGAGCTCCGGAACCTCGAACGGGCGCTCCGGCGCGAGCTCGAACTCACGGCGTAG
- a CDS encoding nitrilase-related carbon-nitrogen hydrolase, which translates to MQLTLIQLEQRTGDVAGNHDRATAAIERAAARGADLVALPELWNVGYFAFESYAREAEGVEGPTLSAMSALADRHDVGLLAGSIVEDLAASADAGVDVPVDEGLANTAVFFDRDGRRRAVYRKHHLFGYGSAETRLLTPGERLPTVDFEGFTIGFTTCYDLRFPELYRELAAAETTLVLVPSAWPYPRVEHWQLLPRARAVENLVYVATINGAAEFDDATLLGRSTIYDPWGTLLASAGDEPTLVTTEVTPERVDEIREEFPAWNDRRR; encoded by the coding sequence ATGCAGCTCACGCTCATCCAACTCGAACAACGGACCGGGGACGTCGCCGGGAACCACGACCGCGCGACCGCCGCCATCGAGCGCGCCGCGGCCCGGGGTGCCGACCTCGTCGCCCTCCCGGAGCTGTGGAACGTCGGCTACTTCGCGTTCGAGTCGTACGCCCGGGAGGCCGAGGGCGTCGAAGGCCCCACGCTGTCGGCGATGAGCGCCCTCGCCGACCGGCACGACGTCGGCCTCCTCGCGGGGAGCATCGTCGAGGACCTCGCCGCGTCCGCCGACGCCGGCGTCGACGTGCCCGTCGACGAGGGCCTGGCCAACACCGCGGTCTTCTTCGACCGTGACGGCCGCCGCCGGGCGGTCTACCGGAAACACCACCTGTTCGGCTACGGCTCGGCCGAGACCCGACTCCTGACCCCCGGCGAACGCCTCCCGACCGTCGACTTCGAGGGGTTCACGATCGGCTTTACGACGTGTTACGACCTCCGTTTCCCCGAACTCTACCGCGAGTTGGCGGCGGCGGAGACGACGCTCGTCCTCGTGCCGAGCGCCTGGCCCTACCCCCGGGTCGAACACTGGCAACTGCTCCCGCGGGCCCGCGCCGTCGAGAACCTCGTCTACGTCGCGACGATCAACGGGGCCGCGGAGTTCGACGACGCGACGCTCCTGGGGCGATCGACTATCTACGACCCGTGGGGGACGCTGCTGGCCAGCGCCGGCGACGAGCCCACGCTCGTCACCACCGAGGTGACGCCCGAGCGCGTCGACGAGATCCGCGAGGAGTTCCCGGCGTGGAACGACCGTCGTCGATGA
- a CDS encoding aldehyde dehydrogenase family protein, with protein MTTDDVYTHYIDGEWVDGTGTETFESENPATGETLATFRRGTEDDVDAALAAADETFAEWRDLSYIDRAEYLWEIYHELRERTDELGEIVTKECGKEISEGKADVIEAFHMVEWAAGNARHPHGDVVPSEIPSKDAYMRRKPRGVVGCITPWNFPVAIPFWHMAVALVEGNTVVWKPAEQTPWCGQIIAEMFDATGIPDGVFNMVQGFGDAGATIVDDARVDSVLFTGSAEVGHEVASKVGGEPGKLAACEMGGKNGIVVTEQADLDVAVHSAVMSSFKTTGQRCVSSERLMIHEDVYDKFKERFVDVAKDVAVGDPLQEETFMGPLIEAAHKEKVTKYNDLAKREDVNVLVDRTELDPEEIPDGHAEGHWVGPFVYEADAHEDLRCTHEEVFGPHVALLEYSGGVEEAVEIHNDTDYGLAGAIISEDYRQINYYRDNAEVGLAYGNLPCIGAEVQLPFGGVKKSGNGYPSAREVIEAVTERTAWTLNNSKDIQMAQGLSADIKTKDD; from the coding sequence ATGACGACAGACGACGTCTACACGCACTACATCGACGGCGAGTGGGTCGACGGCACGGGCACGGAGACGTTCGAGAGCGAGAACCCGGCGACCGGTGAGACGCTCGCGACGTTCAGGCGGGGGACCGAAGACGACGTCGACGCCGCGCTCGCTGCCGCCGACGAGACGTTCGCCGAGTGGCGCGATCTCTCGTACATCGACCGTGCGGAGTACCTCTGGGAGATCTACCACGAGCTCCGCGAACGCACCGACGAACTGGGCGAGATCGTCACGAAGGAGTGCGGCAAGGAGATCTCGGAGGGGAAGGCGGACGTGATCGAGGCGTTCCACATGGTGGAGTGGGCCGCGGGCAACGCCCGCCACCCCCACGGCGACGTCGTCCCCTCGGAGATCCCGAGCAAGGACGCGTACATGCGCCGCAAGCCCCGCGGCGTCGTCGGCTGTATCACGCCGTGGAACTTCCCCGTCGCGATCCCCTTCTGGCACATGGCCGTCGCGCTCGTCGAGGGGAACACGGTCGTCTGGAAACCCGCCGAGCAGACACCGTGGTGCGGGCAGATCATCGCGGAGATGTTCGACGCGACGGGCATCCCCGACGGCGTGTTCAACATGGTTCAGGGGTTCGGCGACGCCGGTGCGACGATCGTCGACGACGCCCGCGTCGACAGCGTGCTGTTCACCGGGAGCGCGGAGGTGGGCCACGAGGTCGCCTCGAAGGTCGGCGGCGAGCCCGGCAAACTCGCCGCGTGTGAGATGGGCGGGAAGAACGGCATCGTCGTCACCGAGCAGGCCGATCTCGACGTGGCCGTCCACTCCGCGGTGATGAGTTCGTTCAAGACGACGGGCCAGCGCTGTGTCTCCTCCGAACGACTCATGATCCACGAGGACGTGTACGACAAGTTCAAAGAGCGGTTCGTCGACGTGGCGAAAGACGTCGCCGTGGGCGACCCGCTGCAGGAAGAGACGTTCATGGGACCGCTCATCGAGGCCGCCCACAAGGAGAAGGTCACGAAGTACAACGACCTCGCGAAGCGCGAGGACGTGAACGTCCTCGTCGACCGGACCGAACTCGACCCCGAGGAGATCCCGGACGGCCACGCCGAGGGCCACTGGGTCGGCCCGTTCGTCTACGAGGCCGACGCGCACGAGGACCTGCGCTGTACCCACGAGGAGGTGTTCGGGCCGCACGTCGCCCTCCTCGAATACTCGGGCGGGGTCGAGGAGGCCGTCGAGATCCACAACGACACCGACTACGGCCTCGCCGGCGCGATCATCTCCGAGGACTACCGCCAGATCAACTACTACCGCGACAACGCCGAGGTCGGCCTCGCCTACGGCAACCTCCCCTGCATCGGCGCGGAGGTCCAGTTGCCGTTCGGCGGCGTGAAGAAGTCCGGCAACGGCTACCCCAGCGCGAGAGAGGTCATCGAGGCCGTCACCGAGCGGACGGCCTGGACGCTCAACAACTCGAAGGACATCCAGATGGCCCAGGGGCTGTCGGCGGACATCAAGACGAAAGACGACTGA
- a CDS encoding helix-turn-helix domain-containing protein — MSSETAGGGTRLTLDLWHPNCWALEATSEYPGGILAHAIYDAPTAAGETVNGLFTVYGDSSAEVETLLDHIRGSRLTGEVQELKARFGRSSRSISPGNAAREFFLEYDPQDMICPKLVRQGFVHSAPCRIEGGREYWQVVYAGERERIEPKLDVIRDEEEADIDVARIASSGSPDSERERRLDTLTPSQREVFDLARDRGYYEWPRGVSTRDLADELDVSKTTLLEHLRKAEAKLLDP, encoded by the coding sequence ATGAGCAGCGAAACGGCTGGCGGGGGGACGCGGCTGACACTCGACCTCTGGCATCCGAACTGCTGGGCACTGGAGGCGACGTCGGAGTACCCCGGCGGCATCCTCGCCCACGCGATCTACGACGCGCCGACGGCGGCGGGCGAGACGGTCAACGGTCTGTTCACGGTCTACGGCGACTCAAGCGCGGAGGTCGAGACACTGCTCGACCACATCCGCGGTTCACGACTCACCGGCGAAGTCCAGGAGCTCAAAGCGCGATTCGGCCGGTCGAGCCGGAGCATCTCGCCGGGGAACGCCGCGCGGGAGTTCTTCTTGGAGTACGACCCACAGGACATGATCTGCCCGAAGCTCGTCCGACAGGGGTTCGTCCACAGTGCCCCCTGTCGAATCGAGGGTGGCCGGGAGTACTGGCAGGTCGTCTACGCGGGCGAGCGCGAGCGCATCGAACCGAAGCTCGACGTCATCCGCGATGAGGAGGAAGCCGACATCGACGTCGCCCGAATCGCCTCGTCGGGCTCGCCGGACTCCGAGCGCGAGCGACGCCTCGACACGCTCACCCCGAGCCAGCGCGAGGTGTTCGACCTCGCGCGCGATCGAGGATACTACGAGTGGCCCCGTGGCGTTTCGACGCGTGACCTCGCCGACGAGCTCGACGTTTCGAAGACGACGCTACTGGAACACCTCCGAAAAGCCGAGGCGAAACTGCTCGACCCCTGA
- a CDS encoding proline dehydrogenase family protein, producing the protein MIPPIASNFVAGEGPDEALDHVEELNDGGVKAILNLLGEHYEERPPADGDADAYIDLVTDIDEAGLNACVSVKPSQIGLDVSNQVFEENIARIVDHASEKGVFVWIDMEDHTTTDVTLDAYERLTRETDGMVGVCIQANLKRTGDDLERLAPLPGKVRLVKGAYDEPKEIAYKRKSEVDRAYKEYLELMFREFEGGVAVGSHDPAMIEHAKELYDDYGTDFEIQMLMGVRESAQFELTEEYEVWQYIPYGSKWFSYFYRRVRERKENALFALRAVVGN; encoded by the coding sequence ATGATCCCGCCAATCGCCAGCAACTTCGTGGCCGGGGAAGGTCCCGACGAGGCGCTCGACCACGTCGAGGAGCTCAACGACGGGGGCGTCAAAGCGATTCTCAATCTCCTCGGAGAGCATTACGAGGAACGACCCCCGGCGGACGGGGACGCCGACGCCTACATCGATCTCGTCACCGACATCGACGAGGCGGGGCTCAACGCCTGCGTCTCGGTCAAGCCCTCACAGATCGGGCTCGACGTCTCCAACCAGGTGTTCGAGGAGAACATCGCGCGCATCGTCGACCACGCCTCGGAGAAAGGTGTGTTCGTCTGGATTGACATGGAAGACCACACGACGACGGACGTGACGCTCGACGCGTACGAGCGACTCACACGCGAGACGGACGGGATGGTCGGGGTCTGCATCCAGGCGAACCTCAAACGCACGGGTGACGACCTCGAGCGACTGGCACCCCTCCCAGGGAAGGTACGCCTCGTCAAGGGCGCGTACGACGAGCCGAAGGAAATCGCCTACAAACGGAAGAGCGAGGTCGACCGCGCCTACAAGGAGTATCTCGAACTCATGTTCCGCGAGTTCGAAGGTGGCGTCGCCGTCGGCAGCCACGACCCGGCGATGATCGAACACGCCAAGGAACTGTACGACGACTACGGCACCGACTTCGAGATTCAGATGCTCATGGGCGTCCGCGAGAGCGCCCAGTTCGAGCTCACCGAGGAGTACGAGGTGTGGCAGTACATCCCCTACGGCTCGAAGTGGTTCTCGTACTTCTACCGGCGGGTTCGCGAACGCAAGGAGAACGCGCTGTTCGCGCTTCGTGCTGTCGTCGGGAACTAG
- a CDS encoding ABC transporter substrate-binding protein: MKPNRMQNWTRRDLVKLSGLVGLTGLAGCAGTTDDGGSDGGDESSGDSGSDGGSNDGGSAETEAETEAETESSGSESGPYTIGMVDSLTGSLSAFGERNQRGKDLALEAVNAVGIDGRELAITVEDSESQPQGGVSAAQKLVNQDEVPFLIGAVGSGVSLAIYESVIQGTDVVQLSQNSTGLSLTDFPGLLRMSPTGRTQSIALSNIISEDGYDSVALTYVNNDYGQSLADAFVDAFEGDITYNNPHDQEQQSYSSVVSEMNSADADAWLFITYQAEFATMVNEAFSSGYDDAQFYGADSVSGDNVLENTPEGSIDGMKIVVPSAPVERENYQQFAAEFEDAYGEAPTSWSAYAYDCVINAALAIQAADEFTGAALQETVREVSRPEGEQVTSFEAASQILSDGGGPSDVDYQGVSGPINFDEAGDPVGFLQIQTVQDHEYVGTGFIES; this comes from the coding sequence ATGAAACCGAATCGCATGCAGAACTGGACGCGTAGAGATCTTGTCAAACTCTCCGGCCTCGTTGGCCTCACCGGCCTCGCCGGGTGTGCAGGAACCACCGACGACGGGGGAAGCGACGGCGGCGACGAGAGCAGTGGGGACAGTGGTAGCGATGGCGGCTCCAACGACGGGGGGTCGGCGGAGACCGAAGCCGAAACCGAGGCCGAGACCGAGAGCAGCGGTTCCGAGAGCGGTCCCTACACCATCGGGATGGTCGACTCGCTGACCGGGTCGCTGTCGGCGTTCGGTGAACGCAACCAGCGCGGGAAGGACCTCGCACTGGAGGCGGTCAACGCCGTCGGCATCGACGGCCGGGAACTGGCCATCACCGTCGAGGACTCCGAGAGCCAGCCACAGGGCGGTGTCTCTGCGGCCCAGAAGCTGGTCAACCAGGACGAAGTGCCGTTCCTCATCGGCGCGGTGGGTTCGGGTGTCTCGCTCGCCATCTACGAGTCCGTTATCCAGGGGACTGACGTGGTCCAACTGAGCCAGAACTCCACGGGGCTGAGCCTCACGGACTTCCCCGGCCTGCTGCGGATGTCGCCGACCGGGCGTACCCAGTCGATCGCCCTGTCGAACATCATCTCCGAGGACGGCTACGACTCGGTCGCGCTCACGTACGTCAACAACGACTACGGGCAGAGCCTGGCCGACGCTTTCGTCGACGCGTTCGAGGGCGACATCACCTACAACAATCCACACGACCAGGAACAGCAGTCGTACTCCAGCGTGGTCTCCGAGATGAACAGCGCCGACGCCGACGCCTGGCTGTTCATCACCTACCAGGCTGAGTTCGCGACGATGGTCAACGAGGCGTTCTCGTCAGGCTACGACGATGCCCAGTTCTACGGAGCCGACTCCGTCTCAGGTGACAACGTCCTCGAAAACACGCCGGAGGGCAGCATCGACGGCATGAAGATCGTCGTGCCGTCGGCGCCCGTCGAGAGGGAGAACTACCAGCAGTTCGCCGCGGAGTTCGAGGACGCGTACGGCGAGGCACCGACCTCGTGGTCGGCGTACGCCTACGACTGCGTCATCAACGCGGCACTGGCCATCCAGGCCGCCGACGAGTTCACCGGCGCGGCCCTCCAAGAGACGGTCCGCGAGGTGTCGCGGCCGGAGGGTGAACAGGTCACTTCCTTCGAAGCTGCCAGTCAGATCCTGTCCGACGGCGGTGGTCCGAGCGATGTCGACTACCAGGGGGTCAGCGGTCCCATCAACTTCGACGAGGCCGGCGACCCCGTGGGCTTCCTGCAGATTCAGACGGTCCAAGACCACGAGTACGTCGGCACCGGCTTCATCGAGTCCTGA